The nucleotide window CCCCTGGTGGGGTTACTGGGCTTCCTGGATGTATTGGAATTTGTAGAAATCTACATGGTTTCACAGTACCTATTGCCTTGCTTATAGTAATGGGAGGACAGTTGTTTTTCCAAATACTTttgagggcagggggaggaagggTATGGTTTGCCTGAATAAATGTGTTCACTTTAGGCTCCTATTAGTTAAATgagcaagaagagaaaaatatagcaGCATTCCACCAGGTGGTGCTATATCTGACTCATTCACCAAGCATGGCTGAATTAGGTTTTCTGTGACCCTGTCTCTCCCagtgtattttctcagtccttttgaAATAATGTGGATTGAGCTATAGTTCAAATGAAAGATATCTGctggttgaaaaaaaaattccattctaGTGTTAATCTCTACTTCTGACTCAAAATATATGCATTTCTATTCCAAGGATCTATCTTGACAACCAAGCTCAGGCGCAGAAGGCGCTAGAACATATTGTGTTCATAACAAAagatttctcccttttttcaattttattttattttatttttttcggtacacgggcctctcactgctgtggcctctcctgttgtggagcacaggctccggacgcgcaggctcagcggccatgactcacaggcctagctgctccgcggcatgtgggatcttcccagaccagggcacgaatccgtgtcccctgcatcggcaggtggactctcaaccactgcgccaccagggaagccctaccttttttcaattttaattaatgCTATCGCCAGGTGATTTGATAACACTGCGACTGGCTGGTACAAGCAAAACTGATATAAAAACTTTTTAACTTCAATTTCTTCAATACTCTGCTGACTTATCAGAGATGAATTTCATGCCTACCCTCATCAGCCTGGGATATAAAAAAGGCAGAGGTTAGGATATTAAAATGCTTTGCAGAGCTCTGAAATACAATGTGCTCCAGAAGACAGCCCTATGACCTGGAGGTCTGGTTACATGGCATTTAAACAGGGAACTTGGCCATGATACACCAGGACAACTGGATAGCCTGACATCAAACTGAGAAGTtctatatattcaatatactgtgataaaccataatggaaatgaatatgaaaaagaatttttatgtatgtataattgaatcactttgctgtatagtagaaattaacacaacattgtaaatcaactatacttcaattaaaaaaacaaaacaaaagagaagttcTAAGGGCTCATTTAAGCAATTATCTCTTAACTGGCAAGTTGTGAGATTCACCATCTACTGAAATTTTTAATCCCTTGGGGAGAAAAAGGATACAAATATGTTTATCTTTTATAAATCTTCAGGTCTGTCTACCAGTATGCGTGAGCCAAGAGAAAGAATTCCCCTTCAGCTGTTATAAGTAggttttttggttattttgttttgttctttttaaggaAGAGAGACTATTATTGACCCTCAGCAGAGGTAGCCTTAATTGAATAGTAACATACTAAGGGACCCTCAAGGAGGATGGGGCAGTAGTTAAAacagtgggtgggggtggggtgggtccATATCCTATTTAAAACATGGtcagaagaaaaagacaagtgACATGGTCTCAGGCGAAGagcaagcaaatggaaatcaaagatagaagtaaagaaaatggaaggaaaacctGCCCTCATGTGTTTATCATATACGTCTGTTtatcaattaaaatattaatagcgCAACAATGCATATTTGTCATATATTTTCCATCAAAATAATGGAGAGGAAGGGTGACAACAGGTGGAATGGCCAGGACTTTGAGTTGCTAAAGCAAACACAAAGTTCCTCATCACAGGCTTGCCTAGGGCAGGGCCTGACCATAAAGTGTATTTTCTTTAGAACTCGCTGcaaacaaatatttcttccttttagtaTTTTAATACAAACATATTGGTAAAAATCCTTATCAAACAAATACAAACTATAACAACTGACTTAAAGATTTAAAGACATTGAGAAGCAGGATGGGGATGATAGAGTGCACTAATCTACCTCAGAGACCTCCTAAAGGTCTGTATTTCCCTTATTCTAGAGAAGCACTTCCTAAATTGCCACATGTCCCTCCTTTGGCTGCTTTCTACCCCTCCCCACAAGTTAACATGTGTTgtgtgaagagaaagaaaagctccTTAGTGAAACACATTTGGAAAACACTCTACACTATATGCCCTTCTTAGAGATTTCTGGTGCACTTAGGCATATTTAAAGGGCATCAAAATATTTGAGAGGCTCTGGGAAAGGAGAATCCGTGTAACTGACTCAGCATTTCCCAAGTTTAAATCCCCATCCCCGTCCCTACCTTCACCCCCAGGAATACTCATTAGCATCTCACAGGCCTCTAGTCTCCTCTAGTAGAGTGTTTGGGAAATGCTATTCCATAGATACAAGTATTGTGTCTTCCTGCTACATTGAAAGGATTGTGAAGATTTACAAGACTTACCGAAAGGATCTACTTAATATCCTGAGAGTTCAGATTTTTGCTCAAATATGGCTTCTTGGTACAATTGTTTAGCTTTTGCCCTATCATTCTCCTAATTGAAACATCATCTGTGTTGGGAAATAATTGTTTTGTGATTcctgtaaaaacaacaacaaaacacagaaaaacacttTGTCAGAAGGATGTAgactcacagatgcagagaacaaaccagtggctGCCAGtgggaagggatgggggaggggcgatATTGGGTAGGGgggtaagaggtacaaactactatgtataaaataagttataaggatatattgtacaactggcaatatagccaatattttataagtataaatggaacataaacattaaaaattgtgaactactatattgtacacctgtaacttatataatactatacatcaactatacttgaataaaaataaattaattaattttaaaaaaccactttATCAGGCCTCTGCATCTTAAGGTATGAACTGAAATAAAACACCAAGCAATTCACATTATAATTTTGTCTCTATTTTGAAAAAGCAGCCCAACACCCATGAGATATTTAAATAGATGAATCTCTAGGCAGATTTTTCAAAGCAAAGCAAGAGATAACAAAAGTCTATATCATAAACTGAGAGCATACATATATGTCTTCCTATGGTACCATTCAGCTTTAACCTTGCTGCTTGCTCTGAATGCTAAGTGCCCTTGATCCAAAATGCTGGGAATTTATTTTTACCCATTCCCAACATCAGTTGAAACAAGCAGATTCTGACTGACTCTTTTCCAACTAAGAAATGATGCACTATTAAAATATAGAGAGCTGTGATTCAGTGAGTCCTTAAATTTGTTGGATATTTGCAAAAAAATTACTTGATAacctaaattattatatttaaggAGGTTAATTAACTTAAAAACCATAAGTAGGATGGTTAAATTAACTCTGTTTTTTTCTGAGTAAAAGATAAGGGATATTTCTAAccaagataagaaaaagaaaataagacataaaCTGTTACTAAAATTTTGTTGGAAAGGATTTTGAAAATTTACTTTTCTAAAGCTATGAATTTTATGAATTCAAACTTTTCAGtgatataaaattcatttttattttaataaccattTTTAATGTAAAGTTGTTATACAAAATTCCCCATATATCATAAGAGGTTTAGGCTATCCTCAGATTTTTCTctcatagaaaaataaacttgaagaataaaaaagataatgaaagaaCAACTTAAAGTTGAAtggtaaaataatttcagattcaTGTGACAATATAATACAAAGACATTATCACCTATGATTTCTTGAACTTCATTCTGATTCATAGCTGGTTTCACTGCCTTGTCCCTTGAAGTAGAGGATTTTGCCCCCGTCAGGCTGTGTGTGGCCATGTATTCATTTGTGTAGAGCACTTGCATTAAATCATTAATAAACTTCTGAGGCTTGCTCTTGTTGCAACGGGCAATCTGCCATTTTTCAATCTtgaactaaaaaattaaaaataataattgaaataactgaaaaaggaaaggaaaggaatatcTGAAGAATATATTACTCATTGAATTAATACagaccagaaaacaaaaccaagtctTTAAGGtgatgtatgatacttttaatatatattgtacaTTTCAGGGGTTAGAGTTAGATGTTAACTTTGAGATAATTCCCAACATATATGAGGTATTTGTTCTAGAGTGTATACAAATTCTTGTCATGTAATCTGGATTTGGTGCTTTAAGGATTAATCCATACTTAACATTTCCTACTAAGCATGGTAGCATAATAATGGCCCACTGACAATATTCACATCGTTATCCCTGTAACCTTTGAATACGTTACCTTATATGGGAAAATCAACTTTGTACGTGTCATTAAAGTACCTTGAGATGGGGAAAATATGCTGAGTTATCCAGGTGGGTCCAGTCCAATCAcgtgagcctttttttttttttttacacttaaaatttgtGTACTTTATTGCAGGTACgaatatgtatatttacatacacatataactttatgtttataaatatatacacacagtatCTGGTACGTAGTAAGCACAccataaatgttaataataataatgaaaatggctaacatttattgagcactcacaTGAGCTCTTAACTgctgaagagggaggcagaaagaagacacagaggaaggaggagagaatagAAGAGTGAGAGGGCTTTGCCTGCCCtgactggctttgaagatgatgGAAGTGGACCGTGAACCAGGGAAGGGGGATGCCTCTAGAAGCAGGAATGGCCTTCAGTTTATAGTcgacaagaaaacagaaaacagggaACTCGGCTCTAGAAGCATAAGAAACTGAGTTCTACAGCAACCCCCATGGACAGGAAACAGATTCTTCTCCAGAGCCTCCAAAAAGGAGAgtacctgccaacaccttgattttaccgcatttctgacctacagaactctGAGGTGGTAAGTTTGTATTATTATAAATCACTAAGTTTGTGGGAATctgttacacagcaaaggaaaccagtaCACTAAGATTCAAATATTCTGAATGTTAGATAGTGAGCATTTAATTACTGCTCTTGAAGGCATAATTTCCCAGGCCGATTCTAACAAAACTTGTATTTTTAGCTTCTATTTCTTGATTAAGAGAAGTCGGGAAAGTAGAAGAATTGTGTTCTGCCAGCATGTACAGCCTAAAATTCACCTTGTCTCAATGATACAGTTTTATAACCTTTAATGCATAGTTGTCCTTCTGTCACTGGTTTAAGAATTTCCTAGTTTAATAACGTCATCATTGTCCACCATTTGACTTTAATTTTCTGAACTGgatattcatttcacaaatattagaTTTATTGTAAAAGACTGTTTTACGTAGTCAGAATATTATGATTGACCTAAAGTTACATAAAGTGATCTGATAAGACAGTGATTATGTTGTacagtaattttaattttgtatgtaaCTGTATCCCAGAGAAAGATGGGATGGTCTACCAGCTGACCTGTTTCTCATCCACGTGATGCTCCTCCTCAGTTTTCAAGGAAATTGGTGAACTGTAATTAGAATTAGAATTACTACATGTGGAGGCAAATGAATCTGGTGAGGAGTTATTTGTTGCTCTCCAGAGGGTGGAC belongs to Orcinus orca chromosome 10, mOrcOrc1.1, whole genome shotgun sequence and includes:
- the BEND6 gene encoding BEN domain-containing protein 6 isoform X2 gives rise to the protein MTEFFLALDKSTENLWYLTKKMQKILQTEEITNTQALRKGKRKRTETMDSENANSDLDKWQRDPYSGNAFLPGESSSEDEDPLAELSKEELCTKIRGLKQKLTNIRKENSRLRQSLVMLQVLPQAVTQFEELVGMAEALLKGGGTLSTSASTLWRATNNSSPDSFASTCSNSNSNYSSPISLKTEEEHHVDEKQFKIEKWQIARCNKSKPQKFINDLMQVLYTNEYMATHSLTGAKSSTSRDKAVKPAMNQNEVQEIIGITKQLFPNTDDVSIRRMIGQKLNNCTKKPYLSKNLNSQDIK
- the BEND6 gene encoding BEN domain-containing protein 6 isoform X3, producing MQLENLWYLTKKMQKILQTEEITNTQALRKGKRKRTETMDSENANSDLDKWQRDPYSGNAFLPGESSSEDEDPLAELSKEELCTKIRGLKQKLTNIRKENSRLRQSLVMLQVLPQAVTQFEELVGMAEALLKGGGTLSTSASTLWRATNNSSPDSFASTCSNSNSNYSSPISLKTEEEHHVDEKQFKIEKWQIARCNKSKPQKFINDLMQVLYTNEYMATHSLTGAKSSTSRDKAVKPAMNQNEVQEIIGITKQLFPNTDDVSIRRMIGQKLNNCTKKPYLSKNLNSQDIK
- the BEND6 gene encoding BEN domain-containing protein 6 isoform X4, translated to MQKILQTEEITNTQALRKGKRKRTETMDSENANSDLDKWQRDPYSGNAFLPGESSSEDEDPLAELSKEELCTKIRGLKQKLTNIRKENSRLRQSLVMLQVLPQAVTQFEELVGMAEALLKGGGTLSTSASTLWRATNNSSPDSFASTCSNSNSNYSSPISLKTEEEHHVDEKQFKIEKWQIARCNKSKPQKFINDLMQVLYTNEYMATHSLTGAKSSTSRDKAVKPAMNQNEVQEIIGITKQLFPNTDDVSIRRMIGQKLNNCTKKPYLSKNLNSQDIK